A DNA window from Brenneria izadpanahii contains the following coding sequences:
- a CDS encoding helix-turn-helix transcriptional regulator has translation MLHLEFKNSEVNKMNAISLDENPADRLVDMKYLCQHSGLSRAFFYKLMASGLFPKPIKIGNRSRWELRIYLRWLNSHYPDDNRSLTDH, from the coding sequence ATGCTTCATCTCGAATTTAAAAACAGCGAGGTGAATAAAATGAACGCAATCTCTCTTGACGAAAACCCGGCAGATCGCTTAGTTGACATGAAATATCTATGTCAGCACTCCGGACTCTCTCGGGCCTTCTTCTACAAGCTTATGGCTAGTGGTCTCTTCCCTAAGCCAATAAAAATAGGCAACCGCAGTCGTTGGGAACTAAGAATTTATCTAAGATGGCTAAATAGCCATTATCCTGATGATAACAGATCACTAACAGATCACTAA
- a CDS encoding DUF6387 family protein — protein sequence MKENIYTKMLTSPTTKKHKATREDVSWFNIKNYNFVRKLTIADMLDELYARLELIGFSSHEELIDFPGIKKSYIDIISGKPEIRKNTYQETSQLEDISKEENKSLCFNIENRTIEIKSPVYELTVSHIENIYQNLKLRDFHSPYIKHITDDDEPNKADTLTSLQKPYVDHVYLYVDLEGYTDAQLIDSFKNTISTLRERYKIEKKFNYTEKPLPKNKIIDIFRNQVIPIADLLIWQRINGIQIPLSQVNKLLSLEDIDTPNKYVEFDGSNFKATKLKTFDLTFNDGRLEQLSIAIQKNENLKTMTIEELIKNTK from the coding sequence ATGAAAGAAAACATATATACGAAAATGTTAACATCCCCCACTACAAAGAAACATAAGGCCACACGAGAGGATGTGAGTTGGTTTAATATAAAAAATTACAACTTTGTTCGGAAATTAACCATCGCGGATATGTTAGATGAATTATACGCTCGTCTTGAGCTTATCGGATTTTCTTCGCATGAGGAACTTATTGACTTCCCTGGCATAAAAAAATCATACATTGATATTATCTCTGGAAAACCAGAAATAAGAAAAAACACTTATCAAGAAACCTCCCAACTAGAAGATATATCAAAAGAAGAAAATAAATCATTATGCTTTAATATAGAAAATAGAACCATAGAAATTAAATCGCCAGTATATGAATTAACGGTATCGCACATTGAGAATATTTATCAAAATCTAAAATTACGTGACTTTCATTCTCCTTATATTAAACACATTACAGACGATGATGAGCCAAATAAAGCAGATACATTAACAAGCCTTCAAAAGCCTTATGTCGACCATGTTTATTTATATGTCGATTTAGAAGGATACACAGATGCACAATTAATCGATTCATTCAAAAACACAATTTCAACTTTACGAGAAAGATATAAAATAGAAAAAAAATTCAATTACACGGAAAAACCGCTCCCTAAAAATAAAATAATTGATATATTTAGAAACCAAGTAATACCTATTGCTGACCTATTAATTTGGCAAAGAATTAATGGCATTCAGATACCCTTATCTCAAGTCAACAAACTATTAAGTCTTGAAGATATAGATACGCCAAATAAATATGTCGAATTTGATGGTTCTAATTTCAAGGCAACAAAACTTAAAACTTTTGATCTTACTTTTAACGATGGCAGGCTAGAACAACTATCAATAGCAATTCAGAAAAATGAAAATCTTAAAACGATGACTATTGAGGAGTTAATAAAAAACACCAAGTAG
- a CDS encoding YfjI family protein, with the protein MNYLANTNMVAPNSHLENPTFPSEKIPDVLRDAISAVSSKTQAPIPLIFASAMAPIALLAQGMIDVSPKDGLTFPVSCNFLTVAESGERKSTVDKIFMQPIHEHEKIAYLKHQEDLKKYKFELDIWEMELSAIKNNLKNNTRKKLPTDDVKAQLMEHFQNEPQLPRKVQLLANDITPAALQHLLHTGGGSLALHSSEGGEIINSQAFKNLALLNELWDGMPISVTRRHSESYKIFGSRLSANIMVQNAPLHKYLKHAHEQVRGSGFLARFFFSFPISTIGTRIGNMNNNYHNLILPYYSRLNQMLNHYLGTLTSKNKNRTLLHFSPDAKNRWIYLCDQIERRVGVNGDYFSIRDFASKEGNKIARMAALFHYFSNEDGDITLENVENAVAVCQWYLSEALRILTPEPQYISDANVLYEWLIERFHMNNFQPIKKNHIRQYGPNSLRQYTRFESALRYLHDTGKIQVAPYGKTIFVYYKVQNKSVF; encoded by the coding sequence ATGAATTATTTAGCGAATACCAATATGGTAGCCCCTAACTCTCATTTAGAAAATCCAACTTTTCCTTCAGAAAAAATTCCAGATGTGCTCCGAGATGCTATTAGTGCAGTAAGTAGTAAAACCCAAGCACCAATACCTCTTATCTTTGCTTCGGCAATGGCCCCCATAGCACTATTAGCTCAAGGGATGATTGATGTAAGCCCTAAGGATGGGCTTACATTCCCAGTCTCATGCAATTTTTTAACAGTTGCAGAATCGGGGGAAAGGAAATCAACGGTTGATAAAATATTTATGCAGCCGATTCATGAACATGAAAAAATCGCTTATTTAAAACATCAAGAAGATTTAAAAAAATACAAATTTGAATTAGATATTTGGGAAATGGAATTAAGCGCAATAAAAAACAACCTCAAAAACAATACAAGAAAAAAATTGCCAACAGATGATGTAAAAGCACAGCTAATGGAGCATTTTCAGAATGAACCACAGCTACCGAGAAAAGTGCAACTATTAGCTAACGATATAACACCGGCGGCCTTGCAACATTTATTACACACAGGTGGAGGATCATTAGCACTACACTCATCCGAAGGTGGAGAAATAATAAACAGCCAAGCGTTTAAAAATTTGGCATTGCTCAACGAGTTATGGGATGGAATGCCGATTTCTGTCACACGTCGTCATTCTGAGAGCTATAAAATATTCGGATCTCGGCTGAGTGCAAATATAATGGTGCAAAATGCGCCATTGCATAAGTACCTTAAACATGCGCACGAACAAGTTAGGGGCAGTGGCTTTTTAGCTCGTTTTTTCTTTTCCTTTCCGATATCAACAATTGGCACCCGTATAGGAAACATGAATAATAACTACCACAATCTTATTCTCCCTTATTACTCACGTCTTAACCAGATGTTAAACCATTATTTAGGAACACTTACATCCAAGAATAAAAATCGCACATTATTACATTTCTCTCCTGACGCTAAAAATCGATGGATATATTTGTGTGATCAGATTGAACGTAGAGTTGGTGTTAATGGTGACTATTTCTCTATTCGTGATTTTGCAAGCAAAGAAGGAAATAAAATAGCTCGCATGGCCGCTCTCTTTCATTATTTTAGCAACGAAGATGGAGATATAACATTAGAAAACGTGGAAAATGCTGTTGCCGTCTGCCAGTGGTATCTAAGTGAAGCTTTACGAATCCTAACCCCAGAACCACAGTACATCTCAGATGCTAATGTGCTCTATGAATGGTTGATAGAACGTTTTCATATGAATAACTTTCAACCCATTAAAAAAAACCATATACGTCAGTACGGCCCAAACTCATTACGCCAATACACACGCTTTGAATCCGCGCTTAGATACTTGCATGACACTGGAAAAATTCAAGTAGCACCATATGGAAAAACAATTTTTGTTTACTATAAAGTACAAAATAAATCAGTATTTTGA
- a CDS encoding DUF3944 domain-containing protein produces the protein MAVYRLDPDLALLSQCSNEDLQLLVELLTIDSKDGEKRWSETLTSSSEYQRFYPDHSKYWTSIGAELQTFGANTLVSLVRGGQGVLYREILCDVCDKLDVNYNKNSTTESIELNLLMKVLEKSLDNMTPDELAMLSKNMQLDLTSPTPQLILIAIQAAIRTSSVAALELATTLAASVITALGGIATWGTVFVASRALSVLAGPVGLALSSAWMLSDIAGPAYRVTIPACIVIAWLRQKNLTQY, from the coding sequence ATGGCAGTTTATCGGCTAGATCCTGATTTGGCTTTGCTAAGCCAATGCAGTAATGAAGACCTTCAACTGCTGGTTGAATTGTTAACCATTGATAGTAAGGACGGTGAAAAACGCTGGTCGGAGACGTTAACCAGCTCAAGCGAATATCAGCGTTTTTACCCGGATCACAGCAAATACTGGACGTCGATTGGCGCAGAGTTACAAACTTTTGGCGCAAACACGTTAGTCAGTTTGGTGCGCGGTGGACAGGGCGTTCTTTACCGTGAAATTTTGTGCGATGTCTGTGACAAGCTGGATGTTAATTACAATAAAAACAGCACGACGGAGTCGATTGAACTTAATCTGCTCATGAAAGTACTGGAAAAAAGTCTGGACAACATGACACCAGATGAACTAGCGATGTTGTCTAAAAATATGCAACTCGATTTAACCAGCCCAACACCACAACTCATTCTTATCGCTATACAGGCAGCCATTCGCACCTCTTCTGTTGCCGCTTTGGAACTCGCAACAACATTGGCAGCCAGCGTGATCACCGCACTCGGCGGGATCGCGACCTGGGGTACCGTGTTCGTTGCGTCTCGCGCCCTTTCAGTTCTCGCTGGCCCCGTCGGTTTGGCGCTCAGTTCAGCCTGGATGCTGTCGGATATTGCGGGCCCTGCATACCGTGTCACGATCCCTGCCTGCATCGTTATCGCCTGGCTACGTCAGAAAAATCTTACCCAATATTGA